Below is a genomic region from Telmatobacter sp. DSM 110680.
TGGCAAATATGGTTACAACCCAAAGCTCATCCCCTGGGTTAAAGAGAATGCGCGAAGATTTGACGCAGTTGTTCTTCATGGGCTCTGGAATTACTCGTCAGTAGGGGCATGGCGAGGCCTGAAGAATCAATCCATCCCATTCTTCGTCTTCATTCACGGCATGATGGACCCATGGTTTCGACACCGCTGCCCACTGAAACATATTTTGAAATCTGTGTATTGGCAGGTGGCGGAGGGACGTGTCTTGAATGACGCCGCTGGTGTACTTTTTACGAGCGAAGAAGAATGCAGTCGCGCGCGCGGCGTGTTTTATGGGAAATCCTACAAGGAGCGTGTTGTCCGCTATGGTGTCCCAAGCCCACCTAGGGATGAACCAATGCAGAAGGCAAAATTCTCATCCAGGTTCCCGAATCTTGAGGACAAGCGCTTCCTCCTATTTCTAGGCAGAATTCATCCTAAGAAAGGATGCGATCTCTTACTTAAGGGTTTCGCCGAAGCTCGGAACGAAATTGGTCCCGAGATCCAGCTTGCAATTGCTGGCCCCGGTTCGTCGAGTTATATTGCAGAACTGAAACGGTTGGCATATGAATTGATGATTGCCAATCAAGTTCACTGGTTGGGCATGTTGCGAGATGACGTTAAATGGGGCGCTCTCCATTCAGCAGAGGCATTTATTCTGCCGTCTCACCAGGAGAACTTCGGGATCGCGGTGGCAGAGGCGATGTCGTGCTCGACCCCGGTCTTAATCAGCGACAAGGTAAACATCTGGCGTGAAATTGCTGCATCGCGAGGTGGATTGGTTCAGGCCGACACCGCGGTCGGCACATACAATTTAATCCGCGATTTTTACCGCCTATCCGAAGCGGAACGTACACAAATGGGTGTAGCGGCGCGCGAAGGCTTTCTGCGCAATTTCGAGATAGAGGCTGCAGCACTCGATTTTGCTCGTGCAATTGGGTTTGCTCCTTCCGTTGCGTCTGAGGCGTCGCGTAATAAGAAAATTCTGCAGGTGATTCACAGCACCGTTCCCGAGTCGGGCGGCCCAATCGAGGCTGTGCGCCGCATTTCAGAGGTACTCATCAGTGAGGGCCATCAAGTCGAAGTCGCCTGTCTCGAGACAGAAGAAGAAGCGTCTTCCCGCGCTTTTCCTTTTCCAATTGTGGGTCTTGGAGAGGGAAAAGGCAGATTTGGGTATAACCCTACTTTCACGAACTGGATCAGGGAAAACGCTAAAGACTTTGATGCAGTTATTCTTCACGGACTTTGGAATTATTCCTCGCTTGGTGCGTGGCTCGGACTACGAAGAAGTTCTACTCCGTACTTCATCTATTCACACGGTATGCTGGATCGCTACTTTCGCGATCGCTATCCAGTTAAGCACCTCGCAAAGCAACTCTATTGGTGGCTTGCCGAAGGTCGAGTCCTGCGGGATGCCCTCGCAGTGCTTTTCACATGTGAAGAAGAACGAATTCGGGCACGTAATGTTTTTCTCGGATATATGTATCGAGAACGGATAGTTCGATTCGGCACAATGGATCCTGGCGCCGATGGAGTGAGCGAGAAGGTCGCATTTCGATCCTCGCTGCCCGCACTGGGAGACAGGCCCTTTCTCCTGTTTCTCAGTCGAATTCATCCGAAGAAGGGTTGCGATCTACTAATTCGTGCGTTCGCCTGTAACCTTGATCAGATTCCACCCGACCTCGATCTGGTTATTGCCGGTCCAGACCAGGTTGGCTTGACGCCGGGTCTCAAAAGCTTGGCCAATCAACTTGGTATCGGTCAAAGGATTCACTGGCCCGGCATGTTGAAGGGTGAACTCAAATGGGGAGCGTTTCGATCTGCCGAGGCAATGATTTTGCCGTCTCATCAGGAGAATTTTGGCATCGTTGTCGCGGAATCAATGGCGTGTTCCACTCCAGTTCTTATCAGCGACAAAGTAAATGTCTGGCGCGAGGTCGTGTCATCGCAGGCGGGCCTCGTAGAGCCCGACACTCTTCAAGGAACTACGAACCTGATACACAGATTTGCCACTATGTCCGAGAGTGAGCGCATCATGATGAAGAGTGCAGCACGTCAGGGCTTTCTAAAACATTTCACGATGGAAGCAACGGCATCTGATTTTTTGCAGCTAATGGACATGGTCAAGCGGGCAAACTGAAGCAACGCTTCGCCCAATTGAATGGTTTTATCGAGAAGAATACGCCGGAGTGCGCATGATGGTTTCACCGATGGCAACCACCCGACCGATAGTCCCCAGGCAGATTTGGCTCTCCAGGCGCTTGCCGCACA
It encodes:
- a CDS encoding glycosyltransferase, translated to MRLLRVIRQTNPESGGPIEGLLRSSEVLIRNGHEVEVVSLESADEAESRGFSFPVTGLGRGIGKYGYNPKLIPWVKENARRFDAVVLHGLWNYSSVGAWRGLKNQSIPFFVFIHGMMDPWFRHRCPLKHILKSVYWQVAEGRVLNDAAGVLFTSEEECSRARGVFYGKSYKERVVRYGVPSPPRDEPMQKAKFSSRFPNLEDKRFLLFLGRIHPKKGCDLLLKGFAEARNEIGPEIQLAIAGPGSSSYIAELKRLAYELMIANQVHWLGMLRDDVKWGALHSAEAFILPSHQENFGIAVAEAMSCSTPVLISDKVNIWREIAASRGGLVQADTAVGTYNLIRDFYRLSEAERTQMGVAAREGFLRNFEIEAAALDFARAIGFAPSVASEASRNKKILQVIHSTVPESGGPIEAVRRISEVLISEGHQVEVACLETEEEASSRAFPFPIVGLGEGKGRFGYNPTFTNWIRENAKDFDAVILHGLWNYSSLGAWLGLRRSSTPYFIYSHGMLDRYFRDRYPVKHLAKQLYWWLAEGRVLRDALAVLFTCEEERIRARNVFLGYMYRERIVRFGTMDPGADGVSEKVAFRSSLPALGDRPFLLFLSRIHPKKGCDLLIRAFACNLDQIPPDLDLVIAGPDQVGLTPGLKSLANQLGIGQRIHWPGMLKGELKWGAFRSAEAMILPSHQENFGIVVAESMACSTPVLISDKVNVWREVVSSQAGLVEPDTLQGTTNLIHRFATMSESERIMMKSAARQGFLKHFTMEATASDFLQLMDMVKRAN